A genomic segment from Saprospiraceae bacterium encodes:
- a CDS encoding choice-of-anchor J domain-containing protein — protein MKLDTFTSHIIFPIFHNTISWVIFLGFVCWPVSWLSGQVIFSDGFETGGSGWTVENQQVFAIGTPAPGIGPGGGYNGSPNCAGTNLNGNYPVYSNSRLISPVIQLPSISATELLQIGFWHWWDFDDYSATGDVGTVQISVNNGAWQNLSTVEFDNDSKVWTQFIADLTAYPGSSVRIGFYFVSDYDNNPPYVGAGWYIDEVRIEKKEAGYDLSTEPESFETGIGDWYADNGIWQVGTPRNVGPAGVHAGSQCAGTVIDGNYPGFGNSRLISPNVALPSISANERLLLRFWQWMSSENAVDYGKVQLKVAGTNTWQALSAANIDGASGGWTQFVADLTAYADSSIQIGFYFVSDSDNNVGAGWYIDEVRIEKKEAVYDLSAIPEGFEIGIADWHADNGIWQVGIPQNVGPQSAHAGSQCAGTIIGGNYPVYSNSRLISPEIQLPSLGGTEILQLGFWHWWDFDDWSGTGDVGTVQISINNGAWQNLSTVEYDNDSKAWTQYIADLTAYADSSIRIGFILYQTMTITHLMLAQVGMSMM, from the coding sequence ATGAAACTGGACACTTTCACTTCACACATTATTTTTCCTATTTTTCACAATACCATTTCTTGGGTTATATTTCTTGGATTTGTGTGTTGGCCGGTTTCATGGCTGAGCGGACAGGTTATTTTTTCAGATGGCTTCGAAACAGGTGGGAGCGGTTGGACAGTCGAAAACCAACAGGTATTTGCGATTGGAACACCTGCTCCTGGTATTGGTCCTGGTGGTGGTTACAATGGTAGCCCGAATTGTGCAGGAACTAATCTGAATGGCAACTACCCGGTATATAGTAACAGCAGGTTAATAAGCCCTGTGATACAACTCCCTTCGATAAGCGCTACGGAACTACTGCAAATAGGATTTTGGCATTGGTGGGATTTTGATGATTACTCGGCAACAGGAGATGTGGGGACCGTCCAGATTTCGGTCAACAACGGAGCCTGGCAAAACCTGAGTACAGTCGAGTTTGACAACGACAGCAAGGTGTGGACCCAGTTTATAGCTGATCTGACCGCGTACCCCGGTTCATCGGTCCGGATTGGTTTCTATTTTGTGTCAGACTATGACAACAACCCACCTTATGTTGGGGCAGGCTGGTATATCGACGAAGTAAGGATAGAAAAAAAGGAAGCTGGATACGACTTGAGCACCGAGCCGGAAAGCTTTGAAACCGGAATCGGCGACTGGTATGCCGACAACGGGATTTGGCAGGTAGGCACTCCCAGGAACGTCGGCCCGGCAGGTGTTCATGCAGGCAGCCAATGTGCCGGGACGGTAATTGACGGCAACTACCCAGGGTTTGGAAACAGCAGGCTTATTAGCCCAAATGTAGCCCTGCCATCCATAAGTGCGAACGAGAGGCTTCTGCTTCGGTTTTGGCAGTGGATGAGTAGTGAAAATGCAGTTGACTATGGCAAAGTGCAGTTGAAGGTTGCCGGTACCAATACCTGGCAGGCACTTTCAGCAGCAAATATTGATGGAGCCAGCGGTGGATGGACTCAATTTGTAGCGGACCTCACGGCTTATGCCGATTCGTCTATCCAGATTGGTTTTTATTTCGTATCAGATAGCGACAATAATGTCGGTGCAGGCTGGTATATAGACGAGGTAAGAATAGAGAAAAAGGAAGCGGTCTACGACCTAAGTGCTATACCGGAAGGATTTGAGATCGGGATAGCTGACTGGCATGCCGATAACGGGATTTGGCAGGTGGGCATTCCTCAGAATGTTGGCCCACAAAGCGCTCATGCTGGTAGCCAGTGTGCCGGGACAATCATCGGGGGCAACTACCCGGTATATAGTAACAGCAGGTTAATAAGCCCCGAAATACAACTCCCTTCGCTAGGCGGGACAGAAATACTGCAACTAGGATTTTGGCATTGGTGGGATTTTGATGATTGGTCAGGAACAGGAGATGTGGGGACCGTCCAGATTTCGATCAACAACGGAGCCTGGCAAAACTTGAGTACAGTCGAGTATGACAACGACAGTAAAGCATGGACGCAATATATTGCTGATCTGACGGCTTATGCAGACTCTTCGATTCGGATTGGTTTTATTTTGTATCAGACTATGACAATAACCCACCTTATGTTGGCGCAGGTTGGTATGTCGATGATGTAA
- a CDS encoding CHAT domain-containing tetratricopeptide repeat protein, producing the protein MKGFLISLLALVVTFGHAQVIMDTTAAVEIDTAKVSMEVDSLIQLNAVLTDQGDFKSAIEVIKKAKELAISSLGKTHYSVAKSIFGLGRTFIISNNYGEARKCFLEVLPMLENTIGNKNRQYAQTLHNIGMSYHGLGQFREAEIFYSKSKALRKEVLEEGDNDYTLSLDNLAKIYLELSEFVKAEEHLQEALSIREKFSGITHADYLENLRLLGILYSQTAQYDKALKFIKKAKEIYENKNEVNSQGYALLLMSLGTVYFSTSAFVEAEQSYLKSNEILDSLFGINNISYAQSVANLAMVNQALGRIEEAETYYLKAEQIFKYVLGVEHPFLANVYQGIGEFYRLTEQYHKALNVQDKALNIVENSLGRNHHLFGSILENKALVHFKLGEVDTADSLLQSGKKIKESQLGILHANVATSWNNLGYFYYLNKMFSKAEEHLLEAKKLRKEILGVNNLEYFTTLGNLLLLYLDIERFDSIPALAVDLTNISIQQFVNSTFFLTEQELRLFASKFFRVHETLLSSNILFPNRVLSNSSFDLSLLNKGFLLNARYRINKICGADSVCQSKLDDLRNLQAYLSKLYVKPISERANIGEWENRANQLEKDLIQSVSDYGETFDQIKWNDVRSNLNQQETAIEFVHFRFNNPEPTDSIFYAALVLRPGDEAPKFIPLFEEKEIASLLQKANGKRQRYIDDFYFYEEGLPGAQLYQLIWKPLEPYLKDIKTIYYSPSGLLHRINLAAIPLNGQETLGDRYQLSLLGSTRQLVIKDTNQRVDQQAVVIGGVRYQTDTTKMAISNKSGSTAALSLPDILQFQADTTISDTRGDATGYLPYSTQEAVAITTSLETAGYQVQLDTGYTATEEAFRQMGGGKTLSPRILHIATHGYFYPDPQEKNAQTDPLPDESPAFQNSTHPMIRAGLLLAGSEQAYTTGKGPQDREDGVLTAYEISQLDLSNTELVVLSACETGLGDIEGNEGVYGLQRAFKIAGAKYLIMSLWKVNDKATLEFMSSFYEQWLNKKRSIPEAFRKTQTFMKQQYPDSPYLWAGFVLVE; encoded by the coding sequence ATGAAAGGGTTTTTGATTTCCTTATTAGCATTGGTAGTTACTTTTGGGCATGCTCAGGTTATTATGGACACAACAGCAGCGGTCGAAATAGATACAGCAAAGGTGTCGATGGAGGTAGATAGTTTGATTCAACTTAATGCTGTACTTACGGATCAGGGAGATTTTAAAAGTGCTATTGAGGTGATAAAAAAAGCAAAAGAATTAGCTATTAGTTCTTTGGGAAAGACTCATTATTCGGTAGCTAAATCTATTTTTGGTTTAGGGAGGACATTTATTATCTCAAATAATTATGGAGAGGCAAGAAAATGTTTTCTTGAAGTTCTTCCAATGTTGGAAAATACCATTGGAAACAAGAACCGACAATATGCGCAGACTTTGCATAATATTGGAATGTCCTATCATGGATTGGGTCAGTTTAGAGAAGCGGAAATTTTTTATTCAAAATCTAAGGCACTTAGAAAGGAAGTGCTAGAGGAAGGTGACAATGATTATACCCTTAGCCTTGATAACTTGGCCAAGATATATCTTGAACTTTCCGAATTTGTAAAGGCAGAGGAGCACTTACAAGAAGCGCTTTCAATTAGGGAAAAATTTTCAGGAATAACTCATGCTGATTATTTAGAAAACCTGAGACTACTTGGGATCCTTTATTCCCAGACTGCTCAATACGATAAAGCTTTAAAATTCATCAAAAAAGCCAAGGAAATATATGAAAATAAAAATGAAGTAAATTCGCAAGGCTATGCACTATTATTGATGAGTTTAGGTACTGTTTATTTTAGTACAAGTGCTTTTGTTGAGGCCGAGCAAAGTTATTTGAAATCCAATGAAATTCTTGATAGTTTATTTGGCATAAATAACATTTCATACGCGCAATCGGTAGCTAATTTGGCGATGGTGAATCAAGCGTTAGGTAGGATTGAAGAGGCAGAAACATATTACTTAAAGGCAGAACAGATATTTAAATACGTTTTAGGTGTCGAGCATCCTTTTCTTGCCAATGTTTATCAGGGAATAGGAGAGTTTTACAGGCTTACCGAGCAATACCATAAAGCTTTGAATGTACAAGACAAAGCATTAAATATTGTTGAAAACAGCTTGGGACGTAATCATCATTTGTTTGGATCAATTCTTGAAAACAAAGCGCTGGTACACTTTAAGTTGGGTGAAGTAGATACTGCCGATTCTCTTTTGCAAAGTGGCAAAAAAATAAAAGAAAGTCAACTAGGAATTCTTCATGCAAATGTCGCGACTAGCTGGAATAATTTGGGCTATTTTTATTACCTAAATAAAATGTTTAGTAAAGCTGAGGAACATTTGCTAGAAGCCAAAAAATTGAGGAAAGAAATACTTGGTGTAAATAATTTGGAATACTTTACCACCTTGGGCAATTTGTTACTCTTGTATCTAGATATTGAACGATTTGATTCTATCCCTGCGTTGGCAGTTGATCTTACTAATATTTCCATTCAACAATTTGTAAATTCTACTTTTTTCTTGACTGAGCAGGAATTGAGGTTGTTTGCATCAAAGTTCTTTCGAGTCCATGAAACGCTTTTATCTTCAAATATACTTTTTCCCAATCGAGTATTGAGTAATTCTTCTTTTGATCTGTCTTTGTTAAATAAAGGATTTTTATTAAACGCTAGATATCGAATCAATAAAATTTGTGGTGCAGATTCTGTTTGCCAAAGTAAATTAGATGATCTCAGGAATTTACAAGCGTATCTTTCAAAATTATATGTAAAACCTATAAGCGAACGTGCTAATATTGGTGAATGGGAAAATCGTGCTAATCAATTAGAAAAAGACCTGATTCAATCTGTATCTGATTATGGAGAAACGTTTGATCAAATTAAATGGAATGATGTGCGATCAAATTTAAATCAACAAGAAACTGCAATTGAATTTGTCCACTTCCGATTCAATAATCCCGAACCCACCGACAGTATATTCTATGCCGCACTAGTCCTCCGTCCTGGAGATGAAGCCCCAAAATTCATCCCTCTTTTCGAAGAAAAAGAAATCGCCTCCCTCCTTCAAAAGGCCAACGGTAAACGCCAACGCTATATCGATGATTTCTATTTTTATGAAGAAGGCCTTCCGGGAGCGCAATTATATCAACTAATCTGGAAACCTCTGGAACCCTACCTAAAAGACATCAAAACGATCTACTATTCGCCCTCCGGACTGTTGCACCGGATCAACCTGGCTGCCATCCCTCTCAATGGGCAAGAAACGCTTGGAGATCGCTACCAACTCAGTTTGCTGGGCAGCACTCGGCAATTAGTGATTAAAGATACCAACCAAAGAGTCGACCAGCAAGCAGTGGTCATCGGTGGGGTTCGCTACCAAACGGATACCACTAAAATGGCTATATCCAATAAATCAGGTAGTACAGCAGCTTTAAGTTTGCCGGATATACTCCAATTTCAGGCAGATACTACTATCAGTGATACCAGGGGAGATGCTACAGGTTATTTACCATATTCCACCCAAGAGGCTGTCGCAATTACGACGAGTTTGGAAACTGCTGGTTATCAGGTACAATTGGATACGGGGTATACTGCTACGGAAGAAGCCTTCCGACAAATGGGTGGTGGAAAGACGCTCTCACCGCGTATCCTGCATATAGCTACCCATGGTTATTTTTATCCCGACCCGCAGGAAAAAAATGCCCAGACGGATCCTTTGCCCGACGAGTCTCCGGCTTTTCAAAACAGCACGCACCCTATGATCCGTGCCGGTCTTTTACTTGCTGGTTCTGAACAAGCCTACACAACTGGTAAAGGCCCCCAAGATCGCGAAGACGGGGTACTGACCGCTTACGAGATCAGCCAATTGGATTTATCCAATACGGAATTAGTGGTGCTTTCGGCCTGTGAGACCGGACTGGGGGATATCGAAGGCAATGAAGGGGTTTATGGCCTACAACGAGCCTTCAAGATTGCCGGTGCAAAGTACCTGATCATGTCTTTATGGAAGGTCAATGACAAGGCTACTTTAGAGTTTATGAGCTCCTTTTATGAGCAATGGCTAAACAAAAAACGCAGCATCCCGGAAGCCTTCCGCAAGACCCAAACGTTTATGAAACAGCAATACCCTGACAGCCCCTATTTGTGGGCAGGCTTTGTGCTAGTGGAGTAG
- a CDS encoding sigma-70 family RNA polymerase sigma factor encodes MQQTQQTDPYIQAILNGDSDKLRELYRKAFPMIKQYILKNSGTEEDAKDNYMDSLMVLFEKAAQPGFQLKAQLSTFLFSISKFLWLNQLRKKHRNEVTIPEDDTLISDLDINVNIELMERQKLFDKHFVRLGNDCQRILLYYFAEKSMREIADLEQLSSEVTARKRKSRCQKQLIDFIQQDSVYQELHKHS; translated from the coding sequence ATGCAGCAAACCCAGCAAACAGATCCCTACATTCAGGCCATTCTCAATGGAGATTCGGATAAGCTGCGTGAATTATACCGTAAGGCTTTTCCAATGATTAAGCAGTATATTCTCAAAAATAGTGGTACCGAGGAAGATGCGAAGGATAACTATATGGATAGCTTGATGGTATTGTTTGAGAAAGCAGCGCAGCCTGGATTTCAGTTAAAAGCACAGCTAAGCACTTTTCTATTTAGTATTAGTAAGTTTCTTTGGCTCAATCAACTGAGGAAAAAGCATCGTAATGAGGTCACGATCCCGGAAGATGATACATTAATCAGTGATCTGGATATTAATGTGAATATAGAATTGATGGAGCGCCAAAAGTTGTTCGATAAGCATTTCGTACGTCTGGGCAACGACTGCCAGCGTATTTTACTGTACTATTTTGCGGAGAAGTCCATGAGAGAAATTGCAGACTTGGAGCAACTATCAAGTGAAGTAACAGCACGTAAACGAAAAAGCAGATGCCAAAAACAATTAATTGACTTCATCCAGCAGGATTCGGTTTATCAGGAGTTGCACAAGCATAGTTGA
- a CDS encoding DUF433 domain-containing protein, with translation MDEEKLLERITINPKICHGKPIIRGLRCPVENILVLLASDMTQEEILADYEDLEKEDIQACLFFAARTVRVKDITIA, from the coding sequence ATGGATGAAGAGAAACTGTTAGAAAGAATTACCATCAACCCCAAAATTTGTCACGGCAAACCAATCATTAGAGGTTTACGCTGTCCTGTTGAAAATATTTTAGTACTTCTTGCCTCAGATATGACTCAGGAAGAAATTCTTGCCGACTACGAGGATTTGGAAAAAGAGGATATACAGGCATGTCTCTTCTTTGCGGCAAGAACAGTCCGAGTAAAGGATATTACTATTGCCTAG